One Amblyomma americanum isolate KBUSLIRL-KWMA chromosome 8, ASM5285725v1, whole genome shotgun sequence DNA window includes the following coding sequences:
- the LOC144100031 gene encoding uncharacterized protein LOC144100031 isoform X1 → MASEFTDTSRLTAMSQSTSQLTDTSRFNTTSLADQSAMASQPMSVPQYYPPPDLLTVQTQVAGDIHHLASAAPALARIIEAQIAAEREGSARRESCYLCALCVLLAMAFIVTALVLTYIGNLINSPPVTRIVYVTATVS, encoded by the exons ATGG CGTCGGAGTTCACGGACACGTCCCGATTAA CAGCGATGTCACAATCCA CGTCCCAGCTCACGGACACCTCACGATTCA acacAACAAGCTTGGCA GATCAATCTGCAATGGCGAGCCAGCCGATGTCCGTGCCACAGTACTACCCACCGCCTGACCTCCTGACTGTGCAAACCCAAGTAGCTGGGGACATCCACCACCTTGCCAGCGCGGCGCCGGCCCTCGCCAGGATCATCGAGGCACAGATCGCGGCTGAAAG GGAGGGCAGCGCTAGGCGAGAGTCGTGCTACCTGTGCGCGCTGTGTGTCTTGTTGGCCATGGCGTTTATCGTCACCGCCCTTGTTCTGACCTACATAG GCAACCTAATCAACTCCCCGCCGGTTACCCGGATAGTGTACGTAACGGCGACGGTCTCCTGA
- the LOC144100031 gene encoding uncharacterized protein LOC144100031 isoform X2, producing the protein MASEFTDTSRLTSQLTDTSRFNTTSLADQSAMASQPMSVPQYYPPPDLLTVQTQVAGDIHHLASAAPALARIIEAQIAAEREGSARRESCYLCALCVLLAMAFIVTALVLTYIGNLINSPPVTRIVYVTATVS; encoded by the exons ATGG CGTCGGAGTTCACGGACACGTCCCGATTAA CGTCCCAGCTCACGGACACCTCACGATTCA acacAACAAGCTTGGCA GATCAATCTGCAATGGCGAGCCAGCCGATGTCCGTGCCACAGTACTACCCACCGCCTGACCTCCTGACTGTGCAAACCCAAGTAGCTGGGGACATCCACCACCTTGCCAGCGCGGCGCCGGCCCTCGCCAGGATCATCGAGGCACAGATCGCGGCTGAAAG GGAGGGCAGCGCTAGGCGAGAGTCGTGCTACCTGTGCGCGCTGTGTGTCTTGTTGGCCATGGCGTTTATCGTCACCGCCCTTGTTCTGACCTACATAG GCAACCTAATCAACTCCCCGCCGGTTACCCGGATAGTGTACGTAACGGCGACGGTCTCCTGA
- the LOC144100031 gene encoding uncharacterized protein LOC144100031 isoform X3 codes for MASEFTDTSRLTAMSQSTSQLTDTSRFNTTSLADQSAMASQPMSVPQYYPPPDLLTVQTQVAGDIHHLASAAPALARIIEAQIAAERQPNQLPAGYPDSVRNGDGLLISIRRSGATQQCSKDSATRGEKILY; via the exons ATGG CGTCGGAGTTCACGGACACGTCCCGATTAA CAGCGATGTCACAATCCA CGTCCCAGCTCACGGACACCTCACGATTCA acacAACAAGCTTGGCA GATCAATCTGCAATGGCGAGCCAGCCGATGTCCGTGCCACAGTACTACCCACCGCCTGACCTCCTGACTGTGCAAACCCAAGTAGCTGGGGACATCCACCACCTTGCCAGCGCGGCGCCGGCCCTCGCCAGGATCATCGAGGCACAGATCGCGGCTGAAAG GCAACCTAATCAACTCCCCGCCGGTTACCCGGATAGTGTACGTAACGGCGACGGTCTCCTGATCTCCATTAGAAGGAGCGGTGCAACCCAGCAATGCTCCAAAGACAGTGCGACGCGCGGCGAGAAAATCCTGTATTAG